A single region of the Vibrio cyclitrophicus genome encodes:
- the glyQ gene encoding glycine--tRNA ligase subunit alpha, whose translation MQKYDIKTFQGMILALQDYWAQNGCTIVQPLDMEVGAGTSHPMTCLRALGPEPMSTAYVQPSRRPTDGRYGENPNRLQHYYQFQVALKPSPDNIQELYLGSLEVLGVDPLVHDIRFVEDNWENPTLGAWGLGWEVWLNGMEVTQFTYFQQVGGLECKPVTGEITYGIERLAMYIQEVDSVYDLVWNVAPDGSNVTYGDIFHQNEVEQSTYNFEHADVDFLFTFFDQCEKECKELLELEKPLPLPAYERILKAGHAFNILDARKAISVTERQRYILRIRNLTKSVAEAYYASREALGFPMCKKDK comes from the coding sequence ATGCAAAAATACGATATCAAAACCTTCCAGGGAATGATCCTCGCGCTGCAGGATTACTGGGCTCAAAACGGTTGTACCATTGTTCAACCTCTAGATATGGAAGTAGGTGCAGGCACCTCTCACCCAATGACATGTCTACGAGCACTTGGCCCAGAGCCAATGTCTACAGCTTACGTACAACCTTCACGTCGTCCTACTGATGGCCGTTACGGTGAAAACCCTAACCGTCTGCAGCACTACTACCAATTCCAAGTAGCGCTAAAACCATCGCCAGACAATATCCAAGAGTTGTACCTAGGCTCACTAGAGGTTCTTGGTGTTGACCCACTTGTTCACGATATTCGCTTCGTTGAAGATAACTGGGAAAACCCAACATTAGGCGCATGGGGCCTTGGTTGGGAAGTATGGCTAAACGGCATGGAAGTAACTCAGTTTACTTACTTCCAACAGGTTGGCGGCCTTGAGTGTAAGCCAGTAACTGGCGAGATCACTTACGGTATCGAGCGTCTAGCAATGTACATCCAGGAAGTAGATTCTGTTTACGACCTAGTATGGAACGTTGCACCAGACGGTTCTAACGTGACTTACGGTGACATCTTCCACCAAAACGAAGTTGAGCAATCAACATACAACTTCGAGCACGCAGACGTAGATTTCCTATTCACTTTCTTCGACCAGTGCGAGAAAGAGTGTAAAGAGCTACTTGAGCTTGAGAAGCCACTTCCGCTTCCAGCTTACGAGCGCATTCTAAAAGCAGGCCACGCATTCAACATCCTTGATGCGCGCAAAGCTATCTCTGTAACAGAGCGTCAACGTTACATCCTTCGTATCCGCAACCTGACTAAATCAGTTGCTGAGGCGTACTACGCGTCACGTGAAGCGCTTGGCTTCCCAATGTGTAAGAAGGATAAATAA
- a CDS encoding TMEM165/GDT1 family protein, with product MSVLAISITTVALAEIGDKTQLLSLLLASRYRKPIPIIAAIFFATIANHALAAWLGVVVADYLSPEVLKWVLVVSFIAMAGWILIPDKLDDDEQISNRGPFVASFIAFFIAEIGDKTQIATSILGAQYSDALMWVILGTTIGMLLANVPVVIIGKLSADKMPLDLIRKITALLFVGLAIAAAFY from the coding sequence GTGAGCGTTTTAGCAATTTCAATTACAACTGTCGCCTTAGCCGAGATCGGTGATAAGACCCAGTTGCTATCCCTTTTATTAGCCAGTCGATATCGAAAACCGATACCTATCATTGCGGCTATCTTCTTTGCCACCATTGCCAATCATGCCCTTGCTGCATGGCTCGGGGTTGTAGTCGCCGATTATCTTTCACCTGAAGTTTTAAAGTGGGTGCTGGTGGTCAGTTTCATCGCTATGGCGGGCTGGATTCTGATTCCCGATAAGTTGGATGACGATGAGCAGATCTCAAACCGAGGCCCGTTTGTCGCCAGTTTCATCGCGTTCTTCATTGCTGAGATTGGTGATAAAACCCAGATAGCGACCTCCATTCTAGGGGCTCAATACTCTGATGCATTAATGTGGGTGATTCTAGGTACTACGATCGGTATGTTATTGGCGAATGTGCCAGTGGTTATCATCGGTAAGTTGTCGGCAGATAAGATGCCGCTTGACCTGATTCGTAAGATCACGGCCTTATTATTCGTGGGTTTAGCTATCGCTGCGGCTTTCTATTAA